Proteins from a genomic interval of Spiroplasma endosymbiont of Lonchoptera lutea:
- a CDS encoding valine--tRNA ligase: protein MMKSLSKKYEHFEVENGKYDYWLEKRLFSADNINNKPVFSMILPPPNITGKLHLGHAWNNTLQDVMARYKILTGYGVTWFPGMDHAGIATQVKVAERIWDEEKKRITSFSRNQFITKVNSWKDEYAQIIREQWAKLGLALDYRYEKFTLDSDVNQLVNETFVKLYNDGLIYRGKKIINWDPQLKTALSNMEVTYKEVQGKMYYLNYPLVDSDEMITIATTRPETMFADQALVFHPNDVRYQKYLHKEVINPVNKQRIPIIADEYIVMELGTGIMKCTPAHDFNDYQIAKRHNLDLIICMDSGGIMNATALQYEGLDRFVCRQQLIGDLEKQNLVVKIADFVHQVGYSERSDAIIEPYLSEQWFVKMQPLVNRALKLQNSADAILFYPSRFANILDQWLENIQDWCISRQLWWGHQLPVWYHQDTKEIIVAITPPNKEEWVQDSDILDTWFSSALWPLIFAQQNNDKLFFEKYLPNSLLVTGYDIIFFWISRMIFESLYLVNKKPFKAVLIHGLIRDEQGRKMSKSLGNGIDPMDIITEYGADSLRFFLLTNSTPGQDLRFSITKVRSSWNFINKLWNASRYVLLNLADDFKPVNNILDLQLEAVDYWILNNFNFVLEKVQANMEKYEFVVSGKYLFNFVWDDFCSWYIELSKSNLQNPKTKVASIQVLFYLLKQIIILLHPLIPFVTEEIYQKMFNNEKSIMEEKYPIVLENIAPVNYLVNVINITTVIRELRATRNIKHHIALNFNLNSDNQDYQKYAQEINGFLEKLTNSQMTTINKKISHLGQTIALPLIDGTIDVFLDMTINKKEQELFIQKQLQDIHYELERSKTILNNEQFLNKAPIAKVNAEKHKYEQYEELYKQLQKKLQDILS from the coding sequence TTAATGAAATCATTAAGTAAAAAATATGAGCATTTTGAAGTAGAAAATGGTAAGTATGATTATTGACTAGAAAAACGATTATTTAGTGCTGATAATATTAATAATAAACCTGTTTTTAGTATGATTTTGCCTCCACCTAATATTACTGGTAAATTACATTTGGGTCATGCTTGGAATAATACTTTACAAGATGTTATGGCGCGTTATAAAATTTTAACTGGTTATGGTGTTACTTGATTTCCAGGAATGGATCATGCGGGAATTGCTACCCAAGTAAAAGTTGCTGAAAGAATATGAGATGAAGAGAAAAAACGGATTACTAGTTTTTCTCGTAATCAGTTTATTACTAAAGTTAATTCGTGAAAGGATGAATATGCTCAGATAATTCGTGAGCAATGAGCAAAATTAGGATTAGCATTAGATTATCGTTATGAGAAGTTTACTTTAGATAGTGATGTTAATCAATTAGTTAATGAAACATTTGTTAAATTATATAATGATGGTTTAATTTATCGTGGCAAAAAAATTATTAATTGAGACCCACAATTAAAAACAGCGTTATCAAATATGGAAGTAACTTATAAAGAAGTTCAAGGTAAAATGTATTATCTTAATTATCCCTTAGTAGATAGTGATGAAATGATTACAATTGCCACAACAAGACCAGAAACGATGTTTGCTGATCAAGCCTTAGTTTTTCATCCTAATGATGTTCGTTATCAAAAGTATCTTCATAAAGAAGTTATTAATCCGGTTAATAAACAAAGAATTCCGATAATTGCTGATGAATACATTGTAATGGAACTTGGAACAGGAATAATGAAATGTACGCCTGCTCATGATTTTAATGATTATCAAATTGCTAAAAGACATAATTTGGATTTAATTATTTGTATGGATTCTGGTGGCATAATGAATGCCACAGCTTTACAATATGAGGGATTAGACCGTTTTGTTTGTCGACAACAGTTAATAGGTGATTTAGAAAAACAAAATTTAGTTGTTAAAATTGCTGATTTTGTTCATCAAGTAGGATATTCAGAACGCAGTGATGCTATTATTGAACCATATTTATCAGAACAATGGTTTGTTAAAATGCAGCCATTAGTAAACAGAGCTTTAAAATTACAAAATAGTGCTGATGCGATTTTGTTTTATCCATCAAGATTTGCAAATATTTTAGATCAATGGTTGGAAAATATTCAGGATTGATGTATCTCCCGACAATTGTGATGGGGTCATCAATTGCCAGTATGATATCATCAAGATACTAAGGAAATTATTGTGGCCATAACGCCACCTAATAAAGAAGAATGAGTACAAGATAGTGATATTTTAGATACTTGATTTTCTAGTGCTTTGTGACCTTTAATATTTGCGCAACAAAATAATGATAAATTATTTTTTGAAAAATATTTGCCAAATTCCTTGTTAGTTACTGGTTATGATATTATTTTCTTTTGAATTAGTCGGATGATTTTTGAATCATTATATTTAGTTAATAAAAAACCTTTCAAAGCGGTATTAATTCATGGTTTAATTCGTGATGAACAAGGAAGAAAAATGTCAAAATCTTTGGGTAATGGGATTGATCCAATGGATATTATTACTGAGTATGGTGCTGATAGTTTACGATTTTTTTTATTAACTAATAGTACTCCGGGGCAAGATTTACGATTTAGTATTACTAAAGTTCGTTCTTCGTGAAATTTTATTAATAAACTTTGAAATGCGAGCCGATATGTGCTTTTAAATTTAGCCGATGATTTTAAGCCAGTGAATAATATTTTGGATTTACAATTAGAAGCTGTTGATTATTGAATTTTAAATAATTTTAATTTTGTTCTTGAAAAAGTGCAAGCAAATATGGAAAAATATGAATTTGTTGTTAGCGGTAAATATCTTTTTAATTTTGTTTGAGATGATTTTTGCTCTTGATATATTGAGTTATCAAAAAGTAATTTACAAAATCCTAAAACTAAAGTGGCATCAATTCAAGTCTTATTTTATCTTTTAAAGCAAATTATTATTTTATTGCATCCTTTAATTCCTTTTGTAACTGAAGAAATTTATCAAAAGATGTTTAATAATGAAAAATCAATTATGGAAGAAAAATATCCGATAGTTTTAGAAAATATTGCTCCCGTAAATTATTTAGTTAATGTTATTAATATTACAACAGTTATTAGAGAATTACGGGCAACAAGAAATATTAAACATCACATTGCTTTGAATTTTAATTTAAATTCTGATAATCAAGATTATCAGAAGTATGCTCAGGAAATTAATGGTTTTTTGGAAAAGTTAACTAATAGTCAAATGACAACTATTAATAAGAAAATATCTCATTTAGGACAAACAATCGCGCTTCCTTTAATTGATGGAACAATTGATGTTTTTTTAGATATGACAATTAATAAAAAAGAACAAGAATTATTTATTCAAAAACAGTTACAAGATATTCATTATGAGTTAGAACGAAGTAAAACAATATTAAATAATGAACAGTTTTTAAATAAGGCACCAATTGCAAAAGTTAAT
- a CDS encoding cation-translocating P-type ATPase, whose amino-acid sequence MKLRKIKSNSNLCHQMHLTHTDKQHHWFKIKEILRSVFAILLVIPMWISMGKVNPLAVYFGNPIIQLMLASIVQFILGFNFYKAWYQELFQQRRVGMYSLIILSSLVAFIYSIYLIVLMLQYSPYGKQHIIGLFQGISHQQLMNYMMIDNKFQHMYFEIGASIIAFVLVGDAISQIVRNRAIDGLQDLMSLQVKEATIFKENNKYATIAAIDIKIDDQLLVKKGDKIPTDGVLIGELAYINDSLITDESQIVKKLTGELLIGGSANAGEAFIMRATKIGNETILASIINKVEQLQQQKTNLQKIADKIAAIFVPFVLGLALLVFLVYAFILPLFDLSFIMSDPYGIAIKTAISTLIIACPCALGLATPLAITVGIAKSTQEGIIFNKVHAFEKINQIDIVAFDKTGTVTDGKLSIKAIYGEEKHITFAVSLENMSAHPIATAFKAYQEAYNISKVSLTDVKETIGFGIQGLCNKQRVTISSVTKLLEKKFVLAVPLQRIVEKSKEINQLVLGLAIDKVIVTLFVLEDQIKLNAIKTVAKLKQEGIEVYMISGDNEVITRGVATAIGIEHYFANIQPLDKANIIKKLQKQGKKVAFVGDGVNDSVALQQADLSIAMGTGAEIAVNLSDIIIIKPDVLNIYKAIVLTKQTRRVI is encoded by the coding sequence ATGAAATTAAGAAAGATCAAGTCAAATAGTAATCTTTGTCATCAGATGCATTTAACACATACTGATAAACAACATCATTGATTTAAAATCAAAGAAATTTTACGCTCAGTTTTTGCTATTTTATTAGTTATTCCGATGTGAATATCAATGGGTAAAGTAAATCCATTGGCAGTATATTTTGGTAATCCAATTATTCAATTAATGCTTGCGAGTATTGTCCAGTTTATTTTAGGATTTAATTTTTATAAAGCCTGATATCAAGAATTGTTTCAACAACGACGAGTCGGCATGTATTCATTAATCATTTTGTCGTCTTTGGTGGCATTTATCTATAGTATTTATTTAATTGTTTTGATGTTGCAATATTCACCATATGGTAAGCAACATATTATTGGTTTATTTCAAGGAATTAGTCATCAACAATTAATGAATTATATGATGATTGATAATAAATTTCAACATATGTATTTTGAGATTGGGGCTTCAATTATAGCTTTTGTTTTAGTCGGCGATGCAATATCGCAAATAGTTCGTAATCGTGCGATTGATGGCTTACAAGATTTAATGTCGTTGCAAGTAAAAGAGGCGACTATTTTTAAAGAAAATAATAAATATGCAACAATTGCTGCTATTGATATTAAAATTGATGATCAGTTATTAGTTAAAAAGGGTGATAAAATTCCTACTGATGGTGTTTTAATAGGCGAGTTAGCATATATTAATGATTCATTAATTACAGATGAAAGTCAAATTGTAAAAAAATTGACTGGTGAATTATTAATTGGTGGTTCTGCTAATGCAGGTGAAGCTTTTATAATGCGAGCAACAAAAATTGGTAATGAAACGATATTAGCAAGTATTATTAATAAAGTAGAACAATTGCAACAACAAAAAACCAATTTACAAAAGATTGCTGATAAGATTGCGGCGATTTTTGTTCCTTTTGTTTTAGGGTTAGCATTATTAGTTTTTTTAGTTTATGCTTTTATTTTACCGTTATTTGATTTATCATTTATTATGTCTGATCCTTATGGTATTGCTATTAAAACTGCAATTTCAACATTAATTATTGCTTGTCCTTGTGCTTTGGGATTAGCAACACCTTTAGCAATAACTGTGGGAATTGCAAAGTCAACCCAAGAAGGAATTATTTTTAATAAAGTTCATGCTTTTGAAAAAATTAATCAAATTGATATTGTTGCTTTTGATAAAACCGGAACTGTTACTGATGGCAAATTAAGTATTAAGGCTATTTATGGCGAAGAAAAGCATATTACTTTTGCTGTGAGTTTAGAAAATATGTCAGCGCATCCAATTGCTACTGCTTTTAAAGCATACCAAGAAGCATATAATATTAGTAAAGTATCCTTGACGGATGTGAAAGAAACTATTGGTTTTGGCATTCAAGGGTTATGTAATAAACAGCGAGTTACGATTTCTTCGGTTACTAAATTATTAGAAAAAAAATTTGTTTTAGCAGTTCCTTTACAAAGAATTGTTGAAAAAAGCAAAGAAATTAATCAATTGGTATTGGGGTTAGCAATTGATAAAGTTATTGTAACTTTATTTGTGTTAGAGGATCAGATTAAGTTAAATGCGATTAAAACGGTTGCTAAGTTGAAGCAAGAAGGTATTGAAGTTTATATGATTAGTGGTGATAATGAAGTTATTACTAGAGGAGTTGCTACTGCTATTGGTATTGAGCATTACTTTGCTAATATTCAACCATTAGATAAAGCTAATATTATTAAGAAATTGCAAAAACAAGGTAAAAAAGTGGCATTTGTTGGTGATGGTGTTAATGATAGTGTTGCTTTACAACAAGCTGATTTATCAATTGCGATGGGAACAGGAGCGGAAATCGCAGTTAATCTTAGTGATATTATTATCATTAAACCTGATGTTTTAAATATTTATAAAGCGATTGTGTTAACGAAGCAAACAAGAAGGGTTATTTAA
- the yihA gene encoding ribosome biogenesis GTP-binding protein YihA/YsxC, whose product MKITKSVFLKGAINKEQWIDDEISEVLLLGRSNVGKSTFINSLCNNKQLAKVSSSPGKTQMLNFFAINNNEFRFVDCPGYGFAKISKSIKKQFVKMMDTYLLERKNLKLAILLLDLRRTPNADDLLMFNFLRERNINILIVTTKLDKLKKNDINKQEKIIKETLLIINDIDIIKTSSISKMGYDAVLEKITEYI is encoded by the coding sequence ATGAAAATTACTAAGAGTGTGTTTCTTAAAGGTGCTATTAATAAGGAACAATGAATTGATGATGAGATTAGTGAAGTATTGTTATTAGGACGAAGTAATGTTGGAAAATCAACATTTATTAATTCTTTATGTAACAATAAACAATTAGCAAAGGTGTCTAGTTCGCCTGGTAAAACACAAATGCTTAATTTTTTTGCTATTAATAATAATGAATTTCGTTTTGTTGATTGCCCCGGTTATGGTTTTGCAAAAATAAGTAAGAGTATTAAAAAACAATTTGTTAAAATGATGGATACTTATTTATTAGAGCGAAAAAATTTAAAGTTAGCAATCTTATTATTAGATTTAAGACGAACTCCTAATGCGGATGATTTATTAATGTTTAATTTTTTACGAGAACGAAATATTAATATTCTCATTGTTACTACGAAGTTAGATAAACTAAAGAAAAATGATATTAACAAGCAAGAAAAAATAATTAAAGAAACATTGCTGATTATTAATGATATTGACATTATTAAAACATCAAGTATTAGTAAAATGGGTTATGATGCTGTTCTTGAAAAAATTACTGAATATATTTAA
- a CDS encoding IS30 family transposase: MYKYLTIESIIAIKEYKSYGFSIRKIAKAIDYSKSTVHRVCKLLNQNLLPLEILNQVQKNKQNAGRKLIILTLTEINTINHLLITKNYALDIIADFLKKNKIKNISTKTLYNMFKTNRMGFDEKNLLRKGKNKPHKQKETRGRINNCKSIHERNLIIPNIKNIQEFGHLEGDTIVGKDHKSSIITLADIWSKTTIPLKTKNHKAESITQSIIKFISKLIPGTIKTITFDRGKKFSKWKLIEKNCNVKIYFADAGKPCQRGLNENNNGILRRYLPKPTDLSSYKQKDLNSIAFQINSTPRKSLS; the protein is encoded by the coding sequence ATGTATAAGTATCTGACTATTGAATCAATAATAGCAATAAAAGAATATAAAAGTTATGGATTTTCTATTCGTAAAATAGCAAAAGCAATTGATTATAGTAAATCAACTGTACACAGAGTTTGTAAATTATTAAATCAAAACTTATTACCATTAGAAATATTGAATCAAGTTCAAAAAAATAAACAAAATGCAGGTAGAAAATTAATAATTTTAACTTTAACAGAAATTAATACTATCAATCATTTGTTAATTACTAAAAATTATGCTCTTGATATAATTGCTGATTTTTTAAAGAAAAATAAAATAAAAAATATTTCAACAAAAACTTTATATAACATGTTTAAAACAAATCGAATGGGTTTTGATGAAAAAAATTTATTGAGAAAAGGCAAAAATAAACCTCATAAACAAAAAGAAACTAGGGGCAGAATTAATAATTGTAAATCTATTCATGAAAGAAATTTAATCATTCCAAATATTAAAAATATACAAGAATTTGGCCATTTAGAGGGAGATACTATCGTTGGTAAAGATCATAAAAGTTCTATTATTACTTTAGCTGATATATGATCAAAAACCACAATTCCTTTGAAAACTAAAAATCATAAAGCAGAAAGTATTACACAAAGTATAATAAAATTTATTTCAAAATTAATACCAGGAACAATTAAAACTATTACTTTTGATCGTGGTAAAAAATTTAGTAAATGAAAATTAATTGAAAAAAATTGTAATGTTAAAATTTATTTTGCAGATGCCGGCAAACCTTGTCAAAGAGGTTTAAATGAGAACAATAATGGTATTTTAAGAAGATATTTACCAAAACCTACTGATTTATCTTCATATAAACAAAAAGACTTAAATTCTATAGCATTTCAAATTAATTCTACACCCAGAAAATCATTATCTTAA
- a CDS encoding IS30 family transposase, which produces MSFLILHFRFHKFKNRELVKYVQQKLLLGWSPEQIYGRIKNFHQEWIISFKTIYNWIYSGLLEKVTSKNLRRKGTKRKSQENRGKFNGKSIKERNVNNRITLGHWEGDTVVSSRGKSKSCLITLVERTSRFTLAILVENRTTKVINKNISHYLSILPNNLVKTITFDRGKEFANWQQLEKNLNVKIYFADAYSPWQRGTNENTNGLIREKFPKKFNFSNTTKNAVHKFILSLNQRPRKILNYLSPIEYLVRKII; this is translated from the coding sequence GTGTCCTTTTTAATTTTACATTTCAGGTTTCATAAATTTAAAAATAGAGAATTAGTAAAATATGTACAACAAAAATTATTATTAGGTTGATCGCCTGAACAAATTTATGGCAGAATTAAAAATTTTCATCAAGAATGAATTATTAGTTTTAAAACAATTTATAATTGAATTTATTCTGGATTACTTGAAAAGGTTACTAGTAAAAATTTAAGAAGAAAAGGTACGAAACGAAAATCTCAAGAAAATCGGGGTAAATTTAATGGTAAATCCATTAAAGAACGAAATGTTAATAATCGCATAACTCTTGGCCATTGAGAAGGTGATACTGTAGTATCATCACGAGGTAAAAGTAAATCATGTTTAATAACTTTAGTTGAAAGAACATCAAGATTTACTTTAGCAATATTAGTTGAAAATAGAACTACTAAAGTTATTAACAAAAATATTAGTCATTATTTATCAATTCTTCCAAATAATCTTGTTAAGACTATAACATTTGATAGGGGTAAAGAATTTGCTAATTGACAACAACTTGAAAAAAATTTAAATGTGAAAATTTATTTTGCTGATGCATATTCACCTTGACAAAGAGGTACTAATGAAAATACTAATGGTTTAATTAGAGAAAAATTTCCTAAAAAATTTAATTTTTCAAACACTACTAAAAATGCAGTTCATAAATTTATATTGTCTTTAAACCAAAGACCAAGAAAAATACTAAATTATCTTTCGCCAATCGAATATTTGGTTAGAAAAATAATTTAG
- a CDS encoding IS30 family transposase encodes MYKYLTIESIIAIKEYKSYGFSIRKIAKAIDYSKSTVHRVCKLLNQNLLPLEILNQVQKNKQNAGRKLIILTLTEINTINHLLITKNYALDIIADFLKKNKIKNISTKTLYNMFKTNRMGFDEKNLLRKGKNKPHKQKETRGRINNCKSIHERNLIIPNIKNIQEFGHLEGDTIVGKDHKSSIITLADIWSKTTIPLKTKNHKAESITQSIIKFISKLIPGTIKTITFDRGKEFSKWKLIEKNCNVKIYFADAGKPCQRGLNENNNGILRRYLPKSTDLSSYKQKDLNSIAFQINSTPRKSLSYKRPIDLIQLF; translated from the coding sequence ATGTATAAGTATCTGACTATTGAATCAATAATAGCAATAAAAGAATATAAAAGTTATGGATTTTCTATTCGTAAAATAGCAAAAGCAATTGATTATAGTAAATCAACTGTACACAGAGTTTGTAAATTATTAAATCAAAACTTATTACCATTAGAAATATTGAATCAAGTTCAAAAAAATAAACAAAATGCAGGTAGAAAATTAATAATTTTAACTTTAACAGAAATTAATACTATCAATCATTTGTTAATTACTAAAAATTATGCTCTTGATATAATTGCTGATTTTTTAAAGAAAAATAAAATAAAAAATATTTCAACAAAAACTTTATATAACATGTTTAAAACAAATCGAATGGGTTTTGATGAAAAAAATTTATTGAGAAAAGGCAAAAATAAACCTCATAAACAAAAAGAAACTAGGGGCAGAATTAATAATTGTAAATCTATTCATGAAAGAAATTTAATCATTCCAAATATTAAAAATATACAAGAATTTGGCCATTTAGAGGGAGATACTATCGTTGGTAAAGATCATAAAAGTTCTATTATTACTTTAGCTGATATATGATCAAAAACCACAATTCCTTTGAAAACTAAAAATCATAAAGCAGAAAGTATTACACAAAGTATAATAAAATTTATTTCAAAATTAATACCAGGAACAATTAAAACTATTACTTTTGATCGTGGTAAAGAATTTAGTAAATGAAAATTAATTGAAAAAAATTGTAATGTTAAAATTTATTTTGCAGATGCCGGCAAACCTTGTCAAAGAGGTTTAAATGAGAACAATAATGGTATTTTAAGAAGATATTTACCAAAATCTACTGATTTATCTTCATATAAACAAAAAGACTTAAATTCTATAGCATTTCAAATTAATTCTACACCCAGAAAATCATTATCTTATAAAAGACCAATAGATTTAATACAATTATTTTAA
- a CDS encoding helix-turn-helix domain-containing protein translates to MGYKHLGIDERIYIENQLKFKVKISEIAKNLNRSISTINREVNTNKDNNHYFSLIAQNKAENRKQLHVYFPEL, encoded by the coding sequence ATGGGATACAAACATCTTGGCATAGATGAAAGAATTTATATTGAGAATCAATTGAAATTTAAAGTAAAAATTAGTGAAATAGCTAAAAATCTTAATCGAAGTATTAGTACTATTAATCGAGAAGTTAATACAAATAAAGATAATAATCATTATTTTTCATTAATTGCACAAAATAAAGCAGAAAATAGAAAACAATTACATGTTTATTTTCCTGAATTGTAA
- the ffh gene encoding signal recognition particle protein: MFTDFLANRITKAIKKNIKTSTLTEQNMEATLSEIKLALLEADVNFNVVKEFVNNVRDLAKGEFILEGLKPEQMLIKIVHNELIRIMGHKEHLLNLNKRPTVIMMVGLQGSGKTTTTAKLANLLRKKYHKNSLLVACDVYRPAAIEQLKSLGKQLDIPVFSLDNEKDVVKIANNALNYAMENKFDVVIVDTAGRLHIDSVLMDELSNLKQNINPQEILIVVDAMTGQEIINVTERFHQYLNLTGTILSKLDGDARGGAALSISHLTKIPIMFAGTGEKVEALDIFYPERMADRILGMGDVQSLFEKAQDVVDERSIQKTMNRMMMGQFDLDDLANQMKQMSKMGKLSGIIKMMPGVNNLSDAKIEGAESKLLVTRALLDSMTKKERRDPRLLKHLKRKNRIIKGSGRNEKEFNNLINQFEKAKKSVDAMAKQIKSGRMPDFSKFKR; encoded by the coding sequence ATGTTTACTGATTTTTTGGCGAATCGTATTACTAAAGCTATTAAGAAAAATATTAAGACATCAACTTTAACAGAACAAAATATGGAAGCTACTTTAAGTGAAATTAAACTTGCTTTATTAGAGGCTGATGTTAATTTTAATGTGGTAAAAGAATTTGTTAATAATGTTCGTGATCTTGCAAAGGGAGAGTTTATTCTTGAAGGTTTAAAACCTGAACAAATGTTAATTAAAATTGTTCATAATGAGTTAATTCGTATTATGGGACATAAAGAACATTTATTGAATCTTAATAAACGACCAACAGTTATTATGATGGTGGGGTTACAAGGAAGTGGAAAAACAACCACAACAGCTAAGTTAGCAAATTTATTACGAAAAAAGTATCATAAGAATTCTTTGTTAGTTGCTTGTGATGTGTATCGGCCAGCCGCCATTGAGCAGTTAAAATCGTTAGGTAAGCAATTAGACATTCCTGTATTTTCATTGGATAATGAAAAAGATGTTGTTAAAATTGCTAACAATGCTCTTAATTATGCAATGGAAAATAAGTTTGATGTTGTTATTGTTGATACAGCAGGAAGATTGCATATTGATAGCGTATTAATGGATGAATTATCTAATTTAAAACAAAATATTAATCCCCAAGAAATTCTTATTGTTGTTGATGCGATGACAGGACAAGAAATAATTAATGTTACTGAACGATTTCATCAATATCTTAATTTAACAGGAACAATTCTTTCTAAATTAGATGGTGATGCTCGTGGTGGAGCGGCACTTTCTATTAGTCATTTAACTAAAATTCCGATTATGTTTGCTGGTACAGGAGAAAAGGTTGAAGCATTAGATATTTTTTATCCTGAAAGAATGGCTGACCGAATTTTAGGGATGGGCGATGTTCAAAGTTTATTTGAAAAAGCTCAAGATGTTGTTGATGAAAGATCAATTCAGAAAACAATGAATCGAATGATGATGGGACAATTTGATTTAGATGATTTAGCTAATCAAATGAAACAAATGTCAAAGATGGGTAAACTTTCAGGAATAATTAAAATGATGCCTGGGGTTAATAATCTTAGTGATGCCAAAATTGAAGGTGCTGAAAGTAAACTATTAGTTACAAGAGCATTATTAGATTCAATGACTAAAAAAGAACGAAGAGATCCACGACTTTTAAAACATTTAAAAAGAAAAAATCGGATTATTAAAGGTTCGGGACGAAATGAAAAAGAATTTAATAATTTAATAAATCAATTTGAAAAAGCTAAAAAAAGTGTTGATGCAATGGCAAAACAAATTAAATCAGGAAGAATGCCAGATTTTAGTAAGTTTAAAAGATAA